A window of the Gossypium hirsutum isolate 1008001.06 chromosome A05, Gossypium_hirsutum_v2.1, whole genome shotgun sequence genome harbors these coding sequences:
- the LOC107958937 gene encoding F-box protein SKIP1 encodes MECKEGTGETDAESVLISDWAELTHECLLNILSRFTFEQRWTGPMFVCKPWLNACKDPSLNSVFDLETRFDSSSESTRWWTPEFERRIDSMLRSVITWSNGNLTQILTRHCSDLSLNFAAQRCPNLQVLSIKSSPRVTDASMAQIAYHCRNLKQLDISYCYEISHESLSLIGRNCPNLKILKRNLMNWLDPSQHVGIVPDEYLNACPQDGDTEAAVIAKFMPQLEHLEIRFSKLSAKGLGSICEGCSQLEHLDLSGCANLTSRDILNATSNLKDLKEVKKPNFYIPRSVFHTERYGHWRLYDERFQTDVFRI; translated from the exons ATGGAGTGCAAAGAAGGAACCGGGGAAACTGATGCTGAGTCTGTACTCATCTCCGATTGGGCCGAGTTAACCCACGAGTGCCTCCTCAACATCCTTTCCCGATTCACTTTCGAGCAGCGATGGACCGGTCCTATGTTTGTCTGCAAACCATGGCTCAACGCCTGCAAGGATCCCTCTCTCAACTCCGTCTTCGATCTCGAAACTCGCTTCGATTCCTCCTCCGAGTCAACCCGCTGGTGGACCCCCGAATTCGAAAGACGAATCGACTCCATGCTCCGATCGGTCATCACCTGGAGCAACGGTAACCTAACCCAGATCCTTACCCGTCACTGCTCCGATCTCTCTCTCAATTTCGCCGCTCAAAG GTGTCCAAATCTCCAAGTTCTTTCCATAAAAAGCTCTCCTCGCGTGACCGATGCGTCGATGGCTCAAATAGCGTATCATTGTCGGAACCTTAAACAGCTCGACATCAGTTACTGCTACGAAATCTCACACGAATCTTTATCGTTAATTGGTCGGAATTGTCCCAATTTGAAGATCCTAAAACGGAATTTGATGAATTGGTTGGACCCATCGCAACACGTGGGAATTGTTCCAGATGAGTATCTAAATGCTTGTCCGCAAGATGGAGATACAGAGGCTGCTGTTATTGCGAAATTTATGCCTCAATTGGAACATCTTGAAATCAGATTCTCGAAATTGTCAGCTAAAGGATTAGGTTCCATTTGTGAAGGGTGTTCGCAACTGGAGCATCTTGATCTGTCTGGATGTGCTAACTTAACCAGTCGGGACATTCTGAACGCGACATCAAATCTGAAGGATTTGAAGGAAGTGAAGAAGCCAAATTTCTATATACCCAGGTCAGTTTTTCACACTGAGAGATATGGGCATTGGAGGTTGTATGATGAGAGGTTTCAAACTGATGTTTTTCGAATCTAG